One Triticum dicoccoides isolate Atlit2015 ecotype Zavitan chromosome 4B, WEW_v2.0, whole genome shotgun sequence genomic window carries:
- the LOC119295318 gene encoding nucleoside diphosphate kinase 1 encodes MEQTFIMIKPDGVQRGLIGDIISRFEKKGYYLKGMKFMNVEKSFAQQHYADLSAQPFFAKLVDYIISGPVVAMVWEGKDVVLTGRRIIGATRPWEAAPGTIRGDHAVEVSRNVIHGSDSVENGKKEIALWFPGGLAEWKSNLHPWIYEN; translated from the exons ATGGAGCAGACTTTCATCATGATCAAGCCCGACGGCGTCCAGAGAGGCCTG ATTGGGGATATCATCAGCCGATTCGAGAAGAAAGGGTACTACTTGAAGG GGATGAAGTTTATGAACGTGGAGAAATCCTTCGCGCAGCAGCACTACGCCGATCTCTCTGCCCAGCCCTTCTTTGCCAAGTTGGTGGATTACATAATTTCCGGCCCTGTTGtggccatggtgtgggaggggaagGATGTTGTCTTGACTGGCCGAAGGATCATCGGGGCCACCAGGCCCTGGGAGGCAGCTCCTGGCACCATCCGTGGTGACCATGCTGTGGAGGTTAGCAG GAATGTCATTCATGGAAGTGATTCTGTGGAGAACGGAAAGAAGGAGATCGCTCTGTGGTTCCCAGGAGGCTTGGCCGAATGGAAGAGCAACCTCCACCCTTGGATCTACGAGAACTGA
- the LOC119295319 gene encoding monooxygenase 3-like isoform X1, with amino-acid sequence MLVVAMAPAPLSTFVSSPARHPCSDSYHGRRRGAVSASSSSSSAKAEEVVIVGAGIAGLATALSLRRLGVSATVLEQGPSLRAGGTSLTLFKNGWRVLDSIGVVDELRAKYLRVQGMRMRSSAGGRDLREFSFEEEAPGQEVRAVERGALLAALASKLPPGAISFSSRLKSIAGQGPDGTLLELQDGRRLLSKVVLGCDGVNSPIARWMGFSEPRYVGHMAFRGLADYAGGQPFESKVNYIYGRGVRAGFVPVSPTKVYWFICFNSATPGPKTTDGAALKSEALGLVRGWPDDLVAVMRSTPDDAVVKTPLVDRWLWPGLAPPASRGGVVLVGDAWHPMTPNLGQGACCALEDAVVLARHLAPAVLAGDDAGEALRRYESERWGRVFPLTARAGLVGALVQWGNPLVCAARDGVVIPRLVRLGPFLEHTNFECGLLEPAAPST; translated from the exons ATGCTCGTCGTTGCCATGGCACCGGCACCGCTGAGCACCTTCGTGTCCTCCCCTGCGCGTCACCCTTGTTCCGATTCGTATCATGGCCGTCGCCGGGGTGCCGTCTctgcgtcgtcgtcctcctcctctgctAAGGCGGAGGAAGTGGTCATCGTGGGTGCGGGCATCGCGGGTCTGGCCACCGCGCTCTCCCTGCGCCGGCTCGGCGTGAGCGCCACCGTGCTGGAGCAGGGCCCGTCCCTGCGCGCGGGCGGCACGTCGCTGACGCTGTTCAAGAACGGGTGGCGCGTGCTGGACTCCATCGGCGTCGTCGACGAGCTCCGGGCCAAGTACCTCCGCGTCCAGGG GATGAGGATGCGGTCGTCGGCGGGCGGTCGTGACCTGCGCGAGTTCTCCTTCGAGGAAGAGGCTCCCGG GCAGGAGGTGCGGGCGGTAGAGAGGGGAGCGCTGCTCGCGGCGCTGGCCTCCAAGCTCCCGCCGGGCGCCATCTCCTTCTCGTCCAGGCTCAAATCCATCGCCGGCCAAGGGCCCGATGGCACCCTGCTGGAGCTCCAGGACGGGAGGCGGCTCCTGTCCAAAGTGGTGCTGGGCTGCGACGGCGTCAACTCCCCGATCGCGAGGTGGATGGGGTTCTCGGAGCCCCGGTACGTGGGGCACATGGCGTTCCGTGGCCTCGCGGACTACGCTGGCGGGCAGCCGTTCGAGTCCAAGGTGAACTACATCTACGGCCGGGGCGTCCGCGCCGGCTTCGTCCCGGTCTCCCCGACCAAAGTCTACTGGTTCATCTGCTTCAACAGCGCAACCCCAG GGCCCAAGACCACGGATGGCGCGGCGCTcaagagcgaggccctgggcctggTGCGGGGCTGGCCGGACGACCTCGTCGCCGTCATGCGGAGCACGCCGGACGACGCCGTGGTGAAGACGCCCCTCGTGGACCGTTGGCTCTGGCCGGGGCTGGCGCCCCCGGCGTCCAGGGGCGGCGTGGTGCTCGTCGGCGACGCGTGGCACCCGATGACGCCCAACCTCGGCCAGGGCGCGTGCTGCGCGCTCGAGGACGCCGTCGTCCTGGCGCGCCACCTCGCGCCCGCGGTGCTCGCGGgcgacgacgccggcgaggcgTTGCGCAGGTACGAGAGCGAGAGGTGGGGGCGCGTGTTCCCACTGACGGCGCGCGCGGGGCTCGTCGGTGCGCTCGTGCAGTGGGGCAACCCGCTGGTGTGCGCGGCGCGGGACGGCGTGGTCATCCCGAGGTTGGTCAGGCTGGGGCCGTTCCTCGAGCACACCAACTTCGAGTGTGGCCTGCTCGAGCCGGCGGCGCCGTCGACATGA
- the LOC119295319 gene encoding monooxygenase 2-like isoform X2 yields the protein MRMRSSAGGRDLREFSFEEEAPGQEVRAVERGALLAALASKLPPGAISFSSRLKSIAGQGPDGTLLELQDGRRLLSKVVLGCDGVNSPIARWMGFSEPRYVGHMAFRGLADYAGGQPFESKVNYIYGRGVRAGFVPVSPTKVYWFICFNSATPGPKTTDGAALKSEALGLVRGWPDDLVAVMRSTPDDAVVKTPLVDRWLWPGLAPPASRGGVVLVGDAWHPMTPNLGQGACCALEDAVVLARHLAPAVLAGDDAGEALRRYESERWGRVFPLTARAGLVGALVQWGNPLVCAARDGVVIPRLVRLGPFLEHTNFECGLLEPAAPST from the exons ATGAGGATGCGGTCGTCGGCGGGCGGTCGTGACCTGCGCGAGTTCTCCTTCGAGGAAGAGGCTCCCGG GCAGGAGGTGCGGGCGGTAGAGAGGGGAGCGCTGCTCGCGGCGCTGGCCTCCAAGCTCCCGCCGGGCGCCATCTCCTTCTCGTCCAGGCTCAAATCCATCGCCGGCCAAGGGCCCGATGGCACCCTGCTGGAGCTCCAGGACGGGAGGCGGCTCCTGTCCAAAGTGGTGCTGGGCTGCGACGGCGTCAACTCCCCGATCGCGAGGTGGATGGGGTTCTCGGAGCCCCGGTACGTGGGGCACATGGCGTTCCGTGGCCTCGCGGACTACGCTGGCGGGCAGCCGTTCGAGTCCAAGGTGAACTACATCTACGGCCGGGGCGTCCGCGCCGGCTTCGTCCCGGTCTCCCCGACCAAAGTCTACTGGTTCATCTGCTTCAACAGCGCAACCCCAG GGCCCAAGACCACGGATGGCGCGGCGCTcaagagcgaggccctgggcctggTGCGGGGCTGGCCGGACGACCTCGTCGCCGTCATGCGGAGCACGCCGGACGACGCCGTGGTGAAGACGCCCCTCGTGGACCGTTGGCTCTGGCCGGGGCTGGCGCCCCCGGCGTCCAGGGGCGGCGTGGTGCTCGTCGGCGACGCGTGGCACCCGATGACGCCCAACCTCGGCCAGGGCGCGTGCTGCGCGCTCGAGGACGCCGTCGTCCTGGCGCGCCACCTCGCGCCCGCGGTGCTCGCGGgcgacgacgccggcgaggcgTTGCGCAGGTACGAGAGCGAGAGGTGGGGGCGCGTGTTCCCACTGACGGCGCGCGCGGGGCTCGTCGGTGCGCTCGTGCAGTGGGGCAACCCGCTGGTGTGCGCGGCGCGGGACGGCGTGGTCATCCCGAGGTTGGTCAGGCTGGGGCCGTTCCTCGAGCACACCAACTTCGAGTGTGGCCTGCTCGAGCCGGCGGCGCCGTCGACATGA
- the LOC119292566 gene encoding histone deacetylase 2-like, translated as MDMGANSLPSPSCPDGRKRRVCYYYDPGISNVDYGEGHSMVPRRVAMTHGLVASYGLLNHMTRLRTRPASPEELLAFHDQKYVDLLGRLTPAGYISDADLRRTAEEHGIGPVRRWDGTYTNDNPAIEGLMGYCLSYAGGSLAAARALCRGDHDVAINWSGGMHHACRGHANGFCYVNDIVLAIKQLLGRFPRVLYVDIDAHHGDGVEKAFVDSNQVMTLSFHQYESQFFPGTGSIDDVGEGAGRYHALNVPLKKGMDDQGYHELFKPIVGKAMQVFQPDAVVLQCGADSLSGDRLAGLELSVGGHAECVKYLRGFNAPLLLLGGGGYTINHVASCWCYETAVAVGKEDEIADEIPHHPYDHYYRSQGYKLQCRTEAPGSRSSGENKDAAAIRVKALEHLSAINCAPSIQFHEPCAAAAQGMDVDDLCHDDDDDDDEEEEDPMERLHRLCDNADLAGFFVELGRKHSLSSSAMG; from the exons ATGGATATGGGTGCCAACTCGCTGCCGTCGCCGTCGTGCCCCGACGGCAGGAAGCGGCGCGTGTGCTACTACTACGACCCGGGCATCTCCAACGTCGACTACGGCGAGGGACACTCCATGGTGCCCCGCCGCGTCGCCATGACCCACGGCCTCGTCGCCTCCTACGGCCTCCTCAACCACATGACTCGCCTCCGCACCAGGCCGGCCAGCCCGGAGGAGCTCCTCGCGTTCCACGACCAGAAATACGTCGACCTCCTCGGTAGGCTCACCCCCGCCGGGTACATCAGCGACGCCGACCTCCGGCGGACAGCCGAGGAGCATGGCATCGGTCCCGTGCGCCGCTGGGACGGCACCTACACGAACGACAATCCCGCCATCGAAGGCCTCATGGGGTACTGCCTGAGCTACGCCGGCGGGTCGCTGGCCGCGGCGCGCGCGCTCTGCAGGGGCGACCACGACGTCGCCATCAACTGGTCCGGCGGCATGCACCACGCGTGCCGGGGCCACGCCAACGGCTTCTGCTACGTCAACGACATCGTGCTGGCCATCAAGCAGCTCCTCGGCCGCTTCCCGCGCGTGCTGTACGTGGACATCGACGCGCACCACGGGGACGGCGTGGAGAAGGCCTTCGTGGACTCCAACCAGGTGATGACGCTGTCCTTCCACCAGTACGAAAGCCAGTTCTTCCCCGGCACCGGGAGCATCGACGACGTTGGCGAGGGGGCCGGCAGGTACCACGCCCTCAACGTGCCGCTCAAGAAGGGCATGGACGACCAGGGGTACCATGAGCTGTTTAAGCCGATCGTCGGCAAGGCCATGCAGGTGTTCCAGCCGGACGCCGTGGTGCTGCAGTGCGGCGCCGACTCGCTCTCCGGCGACCGGCTCGCTGGCCTCGAGCTGTCGGTGGGCGGCCACGCGGAGTGCGTCAAGTACCTGCGGGGATTCAACGCGCCGCTGCtcctcctcggcggcggcggctacacCATTAACCACGTCGCCTCCTGCTGGTGCTACGAG ACGGCGGTCGCCGTGGGCAAGGAAGACGAGATCGCCGACGAGATACCACACCATCCGTACGATCACTACTACAGGAGCCAGGGTTACAAGCTCcagtgccgcacggaggcgcccggCAGCCGCAGCAGCGGGGAGAATAAGGACGCGGCCGCCATTAGGGTGAAAGCCCTGGAGCACCTCTCGGCGATCAACTGCGCGCCGAGCATACAGTTCCACGAGCCATGCGCCGCGGCGGCCCAAGGCATGGACGTCGACGACCTCtgccacgacgacgacgacgacgatgatgaagaagaagaagaccccaTGGAGAGGCTGCACCGGCTGTGCGACAACGCGGACCTCGCCGGGTTTTTCGTGGAATTGGGGCGGAAGCACAGTCTATCGTCCTCTGCCATGGGTTGA